The Candidatus Nanohalovita haloferacivicina genome has a window encoding:
- a CDS encoding DUF456 domain-containing protein, with protein sequence MDPTTILVLGLLIAGVVGSILPMMPGALFSLAAVLIYFFQSPDPSILFVIFGALTSVFALAVDWFAGAVAANYGGASKKTSMAAAVTGFLGFIFLGGPVGLAFAVSLTVFFREYLIHGDQEDGAKAALYATIGVMGSAIIQGMLTGSVLLAYLVAYLI encoded by the coding sequence ATGGATCCTACCACTATACTGGTTTTAGGCCTTTTGATCGCTGGCGTAGTTGGCAGTATTCTCCCTATGATGCCAGGTGCTCTTTTCTCGCTGGCAGCGGTCCTGATCTACTTTTTCCAATCGCCGGACCCAAGTATCTTGTTTGTGATCTTCGGTGCACTGACTTCTGTCTTTGCGCTGGCTGTTGACTGGTTTGCAGGAGCAGTTGCAGCAAATTACGGTGGGGCCTCTAAGAAGACCAGTATGGCAGCAGCTGTCACAGGTTTCCTTGGTTTCATCTTTCTTGGAGGGCCTGTAGGCCTGGCTTTCGCAGTCTCGCTTACAGTGTTTTTCAGGGAGTACCTGATTCATGGCGATCAGGAGGACGGTGCAAAGGCCGCTCTCTACGCGACTATCGGAGTTATGGGATCTGCAATTATTCAGGGCATGTTGACTGGCTCAGTTCTACTTGCGTATCTTGTAGCATACCTGATCTAA
- a CDS encoding 8-oxo-dGTP diphosphatase, protein MNISRKEFREEATEATLCFIIQDGETLLIEKKRGVGEGLFNGPGGKIEDKESPKEAAIRETVEETRVRPEEVEKIGELEFVFGDQPFMFVHVFRAEGFSGDPEETEEARPEWFNTGDLPFDEMWPDDRYWIPKMLAEEKFLARFLFDEDGEEILAHEFEEPKF, encoded by the coding sequence ATGAATATTTCCAGGAAGGAGTTCAGAGAAGAGGCCACGGAGGCAACCCTCTGCTTCATCATTCAAGATGGAGAGACACTTCTGATCGAGAAGAAGAGAGGAGTTGGCGAAGGCCTGTTCAACGGTCCTGGAGGGAAAATCGAGGATAAAGAATCTCCGAAGGAAGCAGCTATCAGGGAGACAGTTGAGGAAACAAGAGTAAGGCCTGAAGAAGTTGAGAAAATTGGAGAGCTTGAGTTCGTGTTCGGAGATCAACCTTTCATGTTTGTACATGTTTTCAGGGCAGAAGGATTTTCAGGCGATCCCGAGGAAACAGAAGAGGCCCGTCCAGAATGGTTTAATACTGGAGATCTGCCCTTTGATGAGATGTGGCCCGATGATCGCTACTGGATTCCAAAGATGCTGGCAGAAGAAAAGTTTTTAGCCAGATTTCTGTTTGATGAAGATGGAGAAGAAATATTGGCCCACGAATTTGAAGAACCAAAATTTTGA